The Arachis hypogaea cultivar Tifrunner chromosome 14, arahy.Tifrunner.gnm2.J5K5, whole genome shotgun sequence genome has a segment encoding these proteins:
- the LOC112742114 gene encoding serine/threonine-protein phosphatase 7 long form homolog, which yields MEGEDRLYRLNGVAHVAGYIDEEPSRVISAVRRQQNMPLHDRIIPYLETAGLYHLARLNSQWFWVDESLLSAFIERWRPETHTFHMPFGECTITLQDVAYQLGLPIDSVPVSGCLNEFENLMEHGRPAWVWFRELFGELPPQSKIKQMTVCYTWFHERFRVLPADATDETVRVYARAYILMLLSSQLFADKNANRVHLRWLPYLASLDELGRYSWGSAALAWLYRCLCRGTNRNVVNLAGPLQLLQSWIFWRFPTLRPTGFDRFGFPLASR from the exons ATGGAGGGTGAGGATCGCTTGTACCGACTAAATGGCGTCGCTCACGTGGCAGGATATATCGACGAAGAG CCTAGTAGGGTTATTAGCGCCGTTAGGAGGCAGCAGAATATGCCCTTACATGACCGGATTATACCGTATCTGGAGACTGCCGGCTTGTATCATCTGGCTAGGCTAAACAGTCAGTGGTTCTGGGTTGATGAGTCTCTCCTTAGCGCATTTATTGAGCGGTGGCGTCCGGAGACCCACACGTTCCATATGCCGTTTGGTGAGTGCACCATTACTTTACAGGATGTTGCGTATCAGCTGGGTTTGCCGATTGATAGTGTGCCCGTTAGTGGGTGCTTGAATGAGTTTGAGAATCTGATGGAACACGGTAGACCGGCATGGGTGTGGTTTCGAGAGTTGTTCGGGGAGTTACCTCCACAGAGTAAAATCAAGCAGATGACAGTGTGCTACACATGGTTCCACGAGAGGTTCCGGGTTCTCCCTGCAGATGCTACTGATGAGACCGTGCGTGTATACGCACGCGCTTATATCCTGATGTTGTTGTCGTCTCAGCTGTTTGCGGACAAGAACGCAAACAGGGTTCACCTTCGCTGGTTGCCTTATTTGGCATCGTTGGACGAGTTGGGCAGATATAGCTGGGGCTCCGCTGCACTGGCCTGGTTGTATAGGTGTCTTTGTCGTGGAACAAACAGGAACGTCGTTAACTTGGCTGGGCCGCTACAGCTACTACAgtcttggattttctggaggtttCCCACTCTGAGGCCCACTGGTTTTGACCGGTTCGGGTTTCCTCTTGCTTCCAGGTAG
- the LOC140178240 gene encoding uncharacterized protein, protein MDPGPSAEYLDWWCRVAHRFLSPDVAFQDPRPIVLTEEARHRGSSQAPPRVHVYDRPDNRRVDRRRRIGTRTTDREWREFADRLEEDVPGAEPADAVDYRVPRRRGRRPPARPIRRGAPDRGPSEQGDGSHHVPGEEVVGSPSAMDRPTFEVGSSSQLFGHVSPHDFAEFTTAAVGMDIDDPVT, encoded by the coding sequence ATGGACCCTGGTCCATCAGCAGAGTACCTGGACTGGTGGTGCCGTGTGGCGCACAGGTTCCTATCCCCAGATGTAGCATTTCAGGATCCGAGGCCGATTGTGCTGACTGAGGAGGCGCGTCACAGAGGGTCGTCGCAGGCACCTCCTAGAGTGCACGTTTATGACAGACCAGATAACAGACGAGTCGATCGGCGTCGCCGTATAGGGACCCGGACCACCGATCGCGAGTGGAGGGAGTTTGCGGACCGTTTAGAGGAGGATGTTCCTGGAGCTGAGCCTGCGGATGCAGTGGACTACCGTGTTCCTCGACGTAGAGGCAGACGGCCACCTGCGAGGCCTATCCGTCGAGGTGCGCCTGATAGAGGACCATCGGAGCAGGGGGACGGCAGTCATCACGTGCCCGGTGAGGAGGTAGTTGGATCACCATCAGCTATGGATCGGCCGACGTTCGAGGTGGGTTCTAGCTCTCAGCTCTTTGGACACGTTAGCCCACATGATTTTGCCGAGTTTACTACCGCGGCTGTCGGGATGGACATTGATGATCCTGTTACTTAG
- the LOC112741014 gene encoding F-box/kelch-repeat protein At1g55270 has translation MNQLVEHSSNAHSHRGYRVQAPLVDSVSCYCRVDSGLKTVAGARKFVPGSKLCIQPDINPNAHRRKNSRRERTRVQPPLLPGLPDDLAIACLIRVPRVEHRKLRLVCKRWHRLLSGNFFYSLRKSLGMAEEWVYVIKRDRDGRISLHAFDPTYQLWQPLPPVPVEYSEALGFGCAVLSGCHLYLFGGRDPLKGSMRRVIFYNARTNKWHRAPDMLRKRHLFGSCVINNCLYVAGGECEGIQRTLRSAEVYDPNRSRWNFISEMSTAMVPFIGVVHNGTWFLKGLGSRRNVMCEAYSPETDAWTPVSNGMVNGWRNPSISLNGQLYALDCQDGCKLTVYDTATDSWKKFIDSKLHLGSSRALDAAALVSLNGKLCIIRNNMSISLVDVSSPNRQVETNPHLWENIAGEGHIRTLVRNLWSTIAGRGGLKSHIVHCQVLQA, from the exons ATGAACCAGTTAGTTGAACACTCTTCTAATGCTCATAGTCATAGGGGCTATAGAGTTCAAGCTCCACTG GTTGATTCTGTTTCATGCTACTGTAGAGTAGATTCGGGCCTAAAAACAGTTGCTGGGGCAAGGAAATTTGTTCCGGGATCAAAGCTATGTATCCAACCTGACATAAATCCGAATGCACATAGGAGAAAAAACTCACGGAGAGAGAGGACAAGAGTTCAGCCTCCTCTCCTACCTGGCCTCCCTGACGATCTTGCTATTGCTTGTTTGATTCGAGTACCCCGGGTAGAGCACAGGAAACTGCGTTTGGTTTGCAAAAGATGGCACCGCCTCTTGTCTGGAAACTTCTTTTATTCACTGAGAAAAAGTCTTGGAATGGCCGAAGAGTGGGTTTATGTCATCAAAAGAGATCGTGATGGAAGAATTTCATTGCATGCATTTGATCCCACCTACCAACTGTGGCAACCCCTTCCCCCTGTTCCTGTGGAATATTCTGAAGCACTAGGATTTGGCTGTGCAGTTCTTAGCGGTTGTCACTTGTACTTATTTGGTGGAAGGGATCCTCTGAAGGGATCTATGAGACGCGTCATTTTCTATAATGCCCGAACAAATAAATGGCATAGGGCACCAGATATGCTGCGGAAACGTCATCTGTTTGGCTCATGTGTAATAAATAATTGTCTTTATGTGGCTGGTGGTGAATGCGAAGGAATTCAAAGAACTCTTAGGTCTGCTGAAGTTTATGATCCAAATCGGAGTAGGTGGAACTTTATCTCAGAGATGAGCACAGCGATGGTGCCCTTTATTGGCGTTGTTCATAATGGAACATGGTTTCTGAAGGGACTTGGGTCGCGTCGCAATGTCATGTGCGAAGCATATTCCCCTGAAACCGATGCCTGGACTCCAGTTAGTAATGGGATGGTGAATGGCTGGCGTAATCCTAGCATCTCGCTTAATGGACAACTGTATGCACTTGATTGCCAGGATGGGTGCAAGCTCACAGTATATGACACTGCAACAGATTCATGGAAAAAGTTTATTGACAGCAAGCTTCATTTGGGTAGCTCCCGTGCTCTCGATGCTGCTGCACTTGTTTCCCTCAATGGAAAGTTATGCATCATCCGCAACAATATGAGCATCAGTCTAGTCGATGTTTCTAGTCCAAACAGGCAAGTGGAAACAAATCCTCACCTATGGGAAAATATTGCCGGAGAGGGTCACATCAGGACATTAGTTAGAAATTTATGGTCAACTATAGCAGGGCGTGGTGGTTTGAAGAGTCACATTGTTCATTGTCAAGTGCTTCAAGCGTGA